One segment of Vallicoccus soli DNA contains the following:
- a CDS encoding ABC transporter ATP-binding protein: protein MSPSTPVAPHPGVPEDLRAPRARLQARGVTLGYGERVVVDGLDLEVVEGTVTAVIGPNGCGKSTLLRALGRLLAPRGGQVLLDGKRIDALRTRDVAKVLGLLPQAPTAPEGLTVGDLVARGRHPHQSWFRQWSRDDEEHVAEALTRTGMLELADRPVDELSGGQRQRAWISMALAQGTDVLLLDEPTTYLDLAHAVDVLDLVDELNATLGRTVVMVLHDLNLAARYADRLVVMAGGRVVAAGAPGDVLTPELLEEVFGLAARVLPDPVTGRPLVVPVGRRRR from the coding sequence ATGAGCCCCAGCACCCCCGTCGCGCCGCACCCCGGCGTGCCCGAGGACCTGCGCGCCCCCCGGGCGCGGCTGCAGGCGCGCGGCGTGACCCTCGGCTACGGCGAGCGGGTCGTCGTCGACGGCCTCGACCTCGAGGTCGTCGAGGGCACGGTGACCGCGGTGATCGGTCCGAACGGCTGCGGCAAGTCCACCCTGCTGCGCGCCCTCGGGCGCCTGCTGGCCCCGCGCGGCGGGCAGGTGCTGCTCGACGGCAAGCGGATCGACGCGCTGCGCACCCGCGACGTCGCCAAGGTGCTCGGGCTGCTGCCGCAGGCGCCGACCGCCCCCGAGGGGCTGACCGTCGGCGACCTGGTGGCGCGCGGGCGCCACCCGCACCAGTCGTGGTTCCGCCAGTGGTCCCGCGACGACGAGGAGCACGTCGCCGAGGCGCTGACCCGCACCGGGATGCTCGAGCTCGCCGACCGGCCCGTCGACGAGCTCTCGGGCGGGCAGCGCCAGCGCGCCTGGATCTCCATGGCCCTCGCGCAGGGCACCGACGTGCTCCTGCTCGACGAGCCCACGACCTACCTCGACCTGGCGCACGCCGTCGACGTGCTCGACCTCGTCGACGAGCTCAACGCCACCCTCGGGCGGACCGTCGTCATGGTCCTGCACGACCTCAACCTGGCCGCCCGCTACGCCGACCGGCTCGTCGTCATGGCCGGCGGGCGCGTCGTCGCGGCCGGAGCCCCCGGCGACGTGCTCACGCCGGAGCTGCTCGAGGAGGTCTTCGGCCTCGCCGCGCGGGTCCTGCCCGACCCCGTCACGGGCCGTCCCCTCGTGGTGCCCGTGGGGCGCCGCCGCCGCTGA
- a CDS encoding ROK family glucokinase, with the protein MTAQTGPAHTIGVDVGGTKVAAGLVAPDGTIVAKTRRSTPPGDTGAGTVAAIVDTIEELRAGAQEVEVRAVGIGAAGFVDVQRTTVVFAPNLAEWPDDPLATQVEARVGLRTVVENDANAAAWGEVEHGAGRGEAYVVCITVGTGIGGGIVLGGELYRGRWGVAAEIGHLRVVPGGRPCGCGNRGCWEQYASGRALVREARTRAEEDPDLALDLLALGDGTIEGIEGRHVTAAAQKGDPVALGAFEACGTWLGQGMADLAAILDPGCFVIGGGVSEAGDALLEPARRAFRAALTAGSHRPNADVRRAVLGNDAGIVGAAALARR; encoded by the coding sequence ATGACGGCCCAGACCGGACCGGCCCACACCATCGGCGTCGACGTCGGCGGCACGAAGGTGGCCGCCGGCCTCGTCGCGCCCGACGGCACGATCGTGGCCAAGACGCGGCGCTCCACGCCGCCGGGCGACACCGGCGCGGGCACGGTCGCGGCGATCGTCGACACCATCGAGGAGCTGCGCGCGGGGGCGCAGGAGGTGGAGGTCCGCGCCGTCGGCATCGGGGCGGCCGGGTTCGTCGACGTCCAGCGCACCACCGTCGTCTTCGCGCCCAACCTCGCCGAGTGGCCCGACGACCCGCTGGCCACGCAGGTGGAGGCCCGGGTCGGGCTGCGCACCGTCGTGGAGAACGACGCCAACGCCGCCGCCTGGGGCGAGGTCGAGCACGGCGCCGGGCGCGGCGAGGCGTACGTCGTGTGCATCACCGTCGGCACCGGCATCGGCGGCGGGATCGTGCTGGGCGGCGAGCTCTACCGCGGGCGCTGGGGCGTCGCCGCCGAGATCGGCCACCTGCGCGTCGTGCCGGGCGGGCGGCCCTGCGGGTGCGGCAACCGCGGCTGCTGGGAGCAGTACGCGAGCGGGCGCGCCCTCGTCCGCGAGGCCCGCACCCGCGCCGAGGAGGACCCGGACCTCGCCCTGGACCTGCTCGCCCTCGGCGACGGGACCATCGAGGGCATCGAGGGCCGGCACGTCACGGCCGCCGCGCAGAAGGGCGACCCGGTGGCGCTCGGCGCCTTCGAGGCCTGCGGCACGTGGCTCGGGCAGGGCATGGCCGACCTCGCCGCGATCCTCGACCCCGGCTGCTTCGTCATCGGCGGCGGCGTCTCCGAGGCCGGCGACGCGCTGCTGGAGCCGGCCCGCCGGGCGTTCCGCGCGGCGCTGACCGCCGGGAGCCACCGGCCGAACGCCGACGTGCGCCGGGCCGTGCTCGGCAACGACGCGGGCATCGTCGGCGCCGCGGCGCTGGCCCGCCGGTGA
- a CDS encoding TIGR00300 family protein produces the protein MSETVEIRGHLIDSGVLSGVLDAIREYGADYTIDRFDVGKDQPDASYARLTVRHDDAATLARLLGTLQGAGVNLAEAADALLRPTDGDGVFPEDFYSTTNLETSVRLGGRWVPVEPPEMDCGIVVADGRARTVAVSDVRAGELVVCGARGVRVEVPQQLRSSAEAFEFMNSVVSSEKPQALLVRQVADEVRAVKARGERVLWVAGPAVVHTGAAPAMVALVEAGFVDVLFAGNALATHDIESALYGTSLGVDLTRGAGVDHGHEHHIRAINRIRRAGSIAAAVEQGVLTGGVMHALVRQGAPYVLVGSVRDDGPLPDVLTDVVEGQRAMRRELHDVGVAVMVATMLHSVATGNLLPARVPLFCVDINPATVTKLSDRGSSQAQGIVTDIGLFLETLAGELVPGWDAQR, from the coding sequence ATGAGCGAGACCGTCGAGATCCGGGGCCACCTCATCGACTCGGGCGTGCTGTCCGGCGTGCTCGACGCGATCCGGGAGTACGGCGCCGACTACACGATCGACCGGTTCGACGTCGGCAAGGACCAGCCCGACGCGTCGTACGCGCGCCTCACCGTGCGCCACGACGACGCCGCGACCCTGGCCCGGCTCCTCGGCACCCTGCAGGGCGCCGGGGTCAACCTCGCCGAGGCCGCGGACGCGCTGCTGCGCCCGACCGACGGCGACGGGGTCTTCCCGGAGGACTTCTACTCCACGACGAACCTCGAGACGTCCGTGCGCCTCGGGGGCCGGTGGGTGCCGGTGGAGCCGCCGGAGATGGACTGCGGCATCGTCGTCGCGGACGGGCGGGCGCGCACCGTCGCGGTGAGCGACGTGCGCGCCGGCGAGCTCGTGGTCTGCGGCGCGCGCGGCGTGCGCGTCGAGGTGCCGCAGCAGCTGCGCTCCTCGGCGGAGGCGTTCGAGTTCATGAACTCGGTCGTGTCGAGCGAGAAGCCGCAGGCCCTGCTCGTGCGCCAGGTCGCCGACGAGGTCCGCGCGGTCAAGGCCCGCGGCGAGCGGGTGCTCTGGGTGGCCGGCCCGGCGGTCGTGCACACCGGCGCCGCCCCGGCGATGGTCGCGCTGGTCGAGGCGGGCTTCGTCGACGTCCTCTTCGCGGGCAACGCCCTCGCCACCCACGACATCGAGTCCGCCCTCTACGGCACCTCGCTCGGGGTGGACCTGACCCGCGGCGCCGGCGTCGACCACGGCCACGAGCACCACATCCGGGCCATCAACCGCATCCGCCGCGCCGGGTCGATCGCCGCGGCGGTCGAGCAGGGCGTGCTCACGGGCGGGGTCATGCACGCGCTGGTGCGCCAGGGCGCGCCGTACGTCCTCGTCGGCTCGGTCCGCGACGACGGCCCGCTCCCCGACGTGCTCACCGACGTCGTCGAGGGCCAGCGCGCCATGCGCCGCGAGCTGCACGACGTCGGCGTCGCGGTCATGGTGGCGACGATGCTGCACTCCGTCGCCACGGGGAACCTCCTGCCCGCGCGCGTGCCGCTCTTCTGCGTCGACATCAACCCCGCGACGGTCACCAAGCTCTCGGACCGCGGCTCCTCGCAGGCCCAGGGCATCGTCACCGACATCGGGCTGTTCCTCGAGACCCTCGCCGGCGAGCTCGTCCCGGGGTGGGACGCGCAGCGCTGA
- a CDS encoding FecCD family ABC transporter permease: MSATLQRPPAGPLPHRRAVRLGPVSGTWTPRGVLVPLVLAALCALLVALGVARGDLALPLGDVLRILAGGGEGAERFVVVDLRLPRALTGLLVGASFGLAGALTQTITRNPLASPDLLGITAGAGAAAVALIVLGGGAAGGALAYVGLPLSALLGGLLTGVAVYALAWRGGIDGFRFVLVGIGFSAALGSVTSWLLLRAEITDAGRAQVWLTGSLNARGWEHVLPALVALVVVGGAVLVAAFALRALALGDDSARGLGVRLQLGQGALLLAGVVLAAVATACAGPIAFVALCAPQIALRLVRSPGPPLLASALVGAAIVLGGDLVARTLLPVELPVGIVTAALGAPYLLHLLVRRTREASA; the protein is encoded by the coding sequence GTGAGCGCCACCCTGCAGCGCCCGCCGGCCGGGCCGCTGCCGCACCGGCGCGCCGTGCGCCTCGGCCCGGTGTCGGGCACCTGGACCCCCCGCGGCGTCCTCGTCCCGCTCGTCCTCGCCGCGCTCTGCGCCCTGCTCGTGGCGCTCGGCGTGGCCCGCGGCGACCTGGCCCTGCCCCTGGGCGACGTGCTGCGCATCCTCGCCGGCGGCGGCGAGGGCGCGGAGCGCTTCGTCGTGGTGGACCTGCGCCTGCCCCGCGCGCTGACCGGGCTGCTCGTCGGCGCGTCCTTCGGGCTCGCCGGGGCGCTCACGCAGACCATCACCCGCAACCCGCTGGCCAGCCCCGACCTGCTGGGCATCACCGCCGGCGCCGGCGCCGCGGCGGTCGCCCTCATCGTCCTGGGCGGCGGCGCCGCCGGGGGCGCCCTCGCGTACGTCGGCCTCCCGCTCTCCGCGCTGCTCGGCGGCCTGCTCACCGGGGTCGCGGTGTACGCGCTGGCGTGGCGCGGCGGCATCGACGGCTTCCGCTTCGTCCTCGTCGGCATCGGGTTCAGCGCGGCCCTGGGCTCGGTGACGTCCTGGCTGCTGCTGCGCGCGGAGATCACCGACGCGGGGCGCGCCCAGGTGTGGCTCACCGGCAGCCTCAACGCCCGCGGCTGGGAGCACGTGCTGCCCGCGCTCGTGGCGCTCGTCGTCGTCGGCGGCGCCGTGCTCGTGGCCGCGTTCGCGCTGCGGGCGCTCGCGCTCGGCGACGACAGCGCCCGCGGGCTCGGGGTGCGCCTGCAGCTCGGGCAGGGCGCGCTGCTGCTCGCCGGCGTGGTCCTCGCCGCGGTCGCCACCGCCTGCGCCGGCCCCATCGCCTTCGTGGCCCTCTGCGCGCCGCAGATCGCGCTGCGCCTCGTGCGCAGCCCCGGGCCGCCGCTGCTGGCCAGCGCGCTCGTCGGCGCCGCCATCGTCCTGGGCGGCGACCTCGTGGCCCGCACCCTCCTGCCCGTCGAGCTGCCGGTCGGCATCGTGACCGCCGCGCTCGGGGCGCCGTACCTGCTCCACCTGCTCGTCCGCCGCACCCGGGAGGCCAGCGCATGA
- a CDS encoding endonuclease/exonuclease/phosphatase family protein, translating into MSAPGHATGDATGTAAGGAGTLRLLSWNVRSLRDDVGAVVEVLRDLRPDVVCLQEAPRFGRWRHALSELARRSELYVTCGGATTTGPALLTSLAVDVRGTYEARLSRTPRLRHRLHRRGLAAARLRLRGAEWLVASTHLGLDAGERARHAAEVAGRLAAWRGDGSAAVVLAGDLNEAPGGPVWSLLAGDDAVVPGLGLRDARAAAPDGGDLTFPARAPRRRIDAVLAGGARVDGCGVPEHLDPDLLARATDHRPVLARLTAARPAAGE; encoded by the coding sequence GTGAGCGCGCCCGGGCACGCGACCGGGGACGCGACCGGGACCGCCGCCGGGGGCGCGGGGACGCTGCGCCTGCTGAGCTGGAACGTCCGCTCGCTGCGCGACGACGTGGGGGCGGTCGTCGAGGTGCTGCGCGACCTGCGCCCCGACGTCGTCTGCCTGCAGGAGGCGCCGCGCTTCGGCCGCTGGCGGCACGCGCTGTCCGAGCTCGCGCGGCGCTCGGAGCTCTACGTGACCTGCGGCGGCGCGACGACCACCGGCCCGGCGCTGCTGACCTCGCTCGCCGTCGACGTGCGGGGGACGTACGAGGCGCGCCTGTCGCGCACGCCGCGCCTGCGCCACCGGCTGCACCGGCGCGGGCTCGCGGCGGCCCGGCTGCGCCTGCGCGGGGCGGAGTGGCTCGTCGCCAGCACGCACCTCGGCCTCGACGCGGGGGAGCGGGCGCGGCACGCCGCCGAGGTCGCCGGGCGCCTGGCGGCCTGGCGCGGTGACGGGAGCGCGGCCGTCGTCCTCGCCGGGGACCTCAACGAGGCGCCGGGCGGCCCGGTGTGGTCGCTGCTGGCCGGCGACGACGCGGTCGTCCCGGGCCTCGGTCTGCGCGACGCGCGGGCCGCGGCGCCGGACGGCGGCGACCTGACGTTCCCGGCCCGGGCGCCCCGCCGGCGCATCGACGCGGTGCTCGCCGGGGGGGCGCGGGTCGACGGCTGCGGCGTCCCGGAGCACCTCGACCCGGACCTGCTCGCCCGGGCCACCGACCACCGGCCGGTCCTCGCCCGGCTCACCGCGGCGCGGCCCGCCGCGGGGGAGTGA
- a CDS encoding DUF3072 domain-containing protein, with protein MSEPSTPADERPAGAEQLAELRELAAAAGEEVPEGVRAAEADQRITELRALLGR; from the coding sequence GTGAGCGAGCCCAGCACCCCCGCCGACGAGCGCCCCGCGGGCGCGGAGCAGCTCGCCGAGCTGCGCGAGCTCGCCGCCGCCGCGGGCGAGGAGGTCCCCGAGGGCGTGCGCGCCGCGGAGGCCGACCAGCGCATCACCGAGCTGCGCGCCCTCCTCGGGCGCTGA
- a CDS encoding FecCD family ABC transporter permease, translating to MTAAAPPAPVRADPPARGLARARGARVAVLLAVTAALVVVVLASIAVGARSIPLGEVWSALWSPTGSDEDVIVRSLRVPRTVLGLAVGAALGVAGALIQGHTRNPLADPGLLGVTFGASFAVVLAIYLLGVTSALGYVWFAFAGALAASVVVFVLGSAGPAGGTPVTLALAGAAVSALLQALTSAVVLLDVTTLDAYRFWNVGSLAGRDVEVLGQLAPFLVLGLVLSLAHAPALNTLSLGEDVARGLGQDVRATRVVGVVAITLLAGAATAACGPIAFVGLVVPHVARALTGPDQRWLVPCAGLLGALLLLTADVVGRVVARPGELQVGIVLAVVGAPFFVALVRRRKLAAL from the coding sequence ATGACCGCTGCGGCACCCCCCGCCCCCGTACGGGCGGACCCGCCGGCGCGGGGGCTCGCCCGGGCGCGCGGCGCGCGGGTCGCCGTCCTGCTCGCCGTCACCGCGGCGCTCGTCGTCGTGGTCCTCGCGAGCATCGCGGTCGGCGCGCGCTCGATCCCCCTCGGCGAGGTGTGGTCCGCCCTGTGGTCCCCCACGGGCTCGGACGAGGACGTCATCGTGCGCTCGCTGCGCGTCCCGCGCACCGTCCTCGGGCTCGCCGTGGGCGCGGCGCTGGGGGTCGCCGGCGCGCTCATCCAGGGCCACACCCGCAACCCGCTGGCCGACCCCGGGCTGCTCGGCGTCACCTTCGGCGCGTCCTTCGCCGTGGTCCTCGCCATCTACCTGCTGGGGGTCACCTCGGCGCTCGGGTACGTCTGGTTCGCCTTCGCCGGCGCCCTGGCCGCCAGCGTCGTCGTCTTCGTCCTCGGCTCGGCCGGCCCGGCCGGGGGCACGCCCGTGACGCTCGCGCTCGCCGGCGCCGCCGTCAGCGCCCTGCTGCAGGCCCTCACCAGCGCGGTGGTGCTGCTCGACGTGACCACCCTCGACGCGTACCGGTTCTGGAACGTCGGCTCGCTCGCCGGGCGCGACGTGGAGGTCCTCGGCCAGCTCGCGCCGTTCCTCGTGCTCGGCCTGGTCCTGTCGCTCGCGCACGCCCCCGCCCTCAACACGCTGTCCCTCGGCGAGGACGTCGCGCGCGGGCTCGGCCAGGACGTGCGCGCCACCCGGGTCGTCGGCGTCGTGGCCATCACCCTGCTCGCCGGCGCCGCGACCGCCGCCTGCGGGCCGATCGCCTTCGTCGGGCTCGTCGTGCCGCACGTGGCCCGCGCGCTGACCGGGCCCGACCAGCGCTGGCTCGTCCCCTGCGCCGGGCTCCTCGGCGCCCTGCTGCTGCTCACCGCCGACGTCGTCGGCCGGGTCGTCGCCCGGCCCGGCGAGCTGCAGGTCGGCATCGTGCTGGCCGTCGTCGGCGCGCCGTTCTTCGTCGCGCTCGTGCGCCGGCGCAAGCTGGCCGCCCTGTGA